A window from Mus caroli chromosome 2, CAROLI_EIJ_v1.1, whole genome shotgun sequence encodes these proteins:
- the Insm1 gene encoding insulinoma-associated protein 1 yields the protein MPRGFLVKRSKKSTPVSYRVRGGEDSDRALLLSPGCGGARAEPPVPSPGPLPPPPPPALAERAHAALAAALACAPGPPPPPQPGPRAAHFGNPEAAHPAPLYSPTRPVSREHEKHKYFERSFNLGSPVSAESFPTPAALLAGGGSGANGAGGGGGGTCGGDALLFAPAELKMGTAFSAGAEAARGPGPGPPLSPAAALRPPGKRPAPPAAVATEPPAKAAKAPSAKKPKAIRKLHFEDEVTTSPVLGLKIKEGPVEAPRGRAGGATRPLGEFICQLCKEEYADPFALAQHKCSRIVRVEYRCPECAKVFSCPANLASHRRWHKPRPVPAAARAPEPEAATRAEAREAAGGGSSDRDTPSPGGVSESGSEDGLYECHHCAKKFRRQAYLRKHLLAHHQALQAKGAPPPPPPPPPPAEDILAFYAGPDDKAPQEASGDGEAAGVLGLSATAECHLCPVCGETFPSKGAQERHLRLLHAAQVFPCKYCPATFYSSPGLTRHINKCHPSENRQVILLQVPVRPAC from the coding sequence ATGCCCCGCGGGTTTCTGGTGAAGCGCAGCAAGAAGTCCACGCCCGTGTCCTACCGGGTCCGCGGCGGCGAGGACAGTGACCGCGCGCTACTGCTGTCACCCGGCTGCGGGGGCGCCCGCGCCGAGCCCCCGGTGCCCAGCCCCGGGCCGCTGCCGCCACCTCCGCCGCCGGCGCTCGCGGAGCGCGCCCATGCTGCGCTCGCCGCCGCGCTCGCCTGCGCGCCAGGCCCGCCGCCGCCACCCCAGCCAGGCCCGCGGGCCGCGCACTTCGGCAACCCCGAGGCTGCGCACCCGGCGCCTCTCTACAGTCCCACGCGGCCGGTGAGCCGCGAGCACGAGAAGCACAAGTACTTCGAGCGCAGCTTCAATCTGGGCTCGCCGGTATCCGCCGAGTCCTTCCCCACGCCTGCCGCGCTGCTCGCAGGGGGAGGCAGCGGCGCCAACGGcgctggcggcggcggcggcgggaccTGCGGCGGAGACGCGCTGCTCTTCGCTCCCGCCGAGCTCAAGATGGGCACTGCGTTCTCCGCCGGCGCCGAGGCGGCCCGGGGTCCTGGGCCCGGTCCTCCACTGTCCCCCGCCGCAGCCCTGCGGCCCCCGGGCAAGCGACCGGCGCCCCCCGCCGCTGTCGCTACAGAGCCGCCCGCCAAGGCAGCCAAGGCCCCGAGCGCCAAAAAGCCGAAAGCCATCCGCAAGCTGCACTTCGAGGACGAGGTGACCACGTCGCCGGTGCTGGGGCTCAAGATCAAGGAGGGCCCGGTGGAGGCGCCGCGGGGCCGCGCGGGGGGCGCGACCCGACCTCTGGGCGAGTTCATCTGCCAGCTGTGCAAGGAGGAGTACGCTGACCCGTTCGCGCTGGCGCAGCACAAGTGCTCGCGCATCGTGCGCGTGGAGTACCGCTGCCCCGAGTGCGCCAAGGTCTTCAGCTGCCCCGCCAACCTGGCCTCGCACCGCCGCTGGCACAAACCACGGCCGGTGCCCGCGGCGGCCCGCGCGCCAGAGCCAGAAGCCGCCACCAGGGCGGAGGCGCGCGAGGCTGCGGGCGGCGGCAGCAGCGATCGGGACACGCCGAGCCCTGGCGGCGTATCCGAGTCAGGCTCCGAGGACGGGCTCTACGAGTGCCACCACTGCGCCAAGAAGTTCCGTCGTCAGGCCTATCTGCGCAAGCACCTGCTGGCACATCACCAGGCGCTGCAGGCCAAAGGCGCGCCaccgcccccgccgccgccgccaccccCCGCCGAGGACATCCTGGCTTTCTACGCGGGGCCCGACGATAAGGCGCCCCAGGAGGCCTCGGGCGACGGCGAGGCGGCCGGCGTGCTGGGCCTGAGTGCGACCGCCGAGTGCCACCTGTGCCCAGTGTGCGGGGAGACGTTCCCCAGCAAGGGCGCCCAGGAGCGCCACCTGCGCCTGCTGCACGCTGCCCAGGTGTTCCCCTGCAAGTACTGCCCGGCCACCTTCTACAGCTCCCCGGGCCTGACCCGGCACATCAACAAGTGCCACCCGTCTGAGAATAGACAGGTGATCCTCCTTCAGGTGCCTGTGCGTCCGGCCTGCTAG